From Numida meleagris isolate 19003 breed g44 Domestic line chromosome 4, NumMel1.0, whole genome shotgun sequence, the proteins below share one genomic window:
- the LOC110398226 gene encoding uncharacterized protein LOC110398226, protein MIVVLSPDYLTEKSISLLEFKLGIMCQNTIATKLIVVEYRPLQCTHPSILQLKESVSFVTWKGEKSKRSGSHFWKALRLALPLRSLSAGSGWNESCSSQSDISPDPVQRRKSRLKGRPELQGALTPPASMPKAKHRASRFLACRCCGTYCHSGSRLKRKRRAVAEPRWETHLCKAEGQGGLGRSRPEPPPAQGPALALCHYSDLSNNNDFYVL, encoded by the coding sequence ATGATCGTGGTGCTGAGCCCTGATTACCTGACGGAGAAGAGCATCagcctgctggagttcaagcTGGGCATCATGTGCCAGAACACCATTGCCACCAAACTCATCGTGGTGGAGTACAGGCCGCTACAGTGCACCCACCCCAGCATCCTCCAGCTGAAGGAGTCCGTCTCCTTTGTCACCTGGAAGGGGGAGAAGTCCAAGCGCTCAGGCTCACACTTCTGGAAGGCCCTGAGGCTCGCCCTGCCACTGCGCAGCCTGAGTGCCGGCTCTGGCTGGAACGAgagctgctcctcccagtctgaCATCAGCCCCGATCCTGTCCAGAGGAGAAAGAGCCGGTTGAAAGGTCGgcctgagctgcagggagccctCACGCCCCCAGCCTCCATGCCAAAGGCCAAGCACCGGGCCTCGCGCTTCTTGGCCTGCCGGTGCTGTGGGACCTACTGCCATAGTGGTAGCAGACTGAAGCGCAAGCGGCGAGCGGTGGCTGAGCCCAGGTGGGAGACCCACCTCTGCAAGGCCGAGGGGCAGGGGGGGCTGGGCAGGAGCCGCCCTGAGCCCCCGCCTGCACAGGGCCCAGCTCTCGCCCTCTGCCATTATAGCGATCTATCGAACAACAATGACTTTTACGTCCTCTAA